AAAAGGCCGGGTTGTCCCCCTTCCTTCCGAGACATTTGTGCCTTCCCAGACGACCTGTCCTGGATATACCGTTGCCGTATCAAGGGTAGGCATGTTCGGAGAAGGCCATATCCAGGGCAGACCTGTTGCGGCAAAATCCATCTCCCTGCTCCAGCCCTGCATCTTCACAATGTGAAATTCAAGGTCCAGGCCCTGCTCTTCCATGAAAAAACCGGCTATTTCGCCAATAGTCATGCCATGGCGCATTGGAAGAGGGGCAAGCCCCACAAAGGATCGGCAGTCCCGGGCCAGAAGATTGCCTTCTATCACCTCGCCTCCCAGAGGATTGGGACGATCCAGCACTGCTATGCCTACACCTGCCTTGGCGCAGGCCTTCATGGCCAGGTAAAGGGTCCAGATGAACGTGTATACCCGGCAGCCTATATCCTGAAGGTCCACAACAAGAAGGTCTATTCCTGACAATTGGTCGGGAGAAGGCTCTCTGTCCTTTCCATAGAGACTGAAGACAGGGATATTAAGAGTCTGGGCAAAATCATCCGGAGACTCTTTCATGTTGTCCTGCTTTTCGGCGTAAAGGCCGTGCTGGGGGCTGAAAAGACACTTCAGTTGGCCCGGCAACATAGTGGAGAATATCAAATCCTTGGAATGCCTCAAGAGTGTGTCGACCGAGGCCTGGTTGCAGAGGAGCCCCAGCCTTCTTCCCCTTACCCATGATGGCGGATCTTCCAGAAAAACCTCAAGACCTGTGCGTACATTCATTTATAATAGACGTTTAAGGAACATTGAAGCCAGAAAATAGAAATTGGAAATTTGGACTTCGTGCTCTTGTTTCATCTCTCCCAAATTTCTACTTTCCAATTTCAGGTTTCAGGCCGTCAACGGCTGCATAAGAAGCAGGCACCTGATCCAAATGGTGGCAATGAAGACTTTTAATGAGAGACCAGGCCTCTTCGAACGCCGCATCTGTCATGGTCAGTCTGTAAAGCCTGTCAAGAGATCCGTTCTGAATGTATCTCAATGACCTTAGTGCCCCCAGGCTTATTTTATGGCTCCTTTCCCTTGATTTCAGGCATTCGCCACAAATGAATCCTCCTGCATGGAGTCTGAAAAATACATGATTGCCCACCGGCGGCTTTTTGCAACGGAGGCACAGGTCAAAACCAGGGGCATAGCCTGCCAGGGTCAGGAGCAGAATCTTGAAAAAGAGCGCGGTCTTTCGCGGATGGAGACCTTCGTTAAGGCAGTTAAGGCACCATCGAAGGAGTTTGAAAAGGTCTTCCTGTGGATCGTTTTCCTTTGTCCAGAGATTTACCAGTTCGCAGCACAGGCTGGCCAGGACATAGCACTCGACCTTATGTCTCAGAGATGGAAAACTGTCCAGTATTCCGGCGGATTCAATCCTGCTCAAACCAGTGGTGCGTGGCAGGGCCAGAGACAAGTTGAGCATGGTAAAAGGCTCGAGTGCATTTACAAAGCGGCGCCGGCTCCTTTTCGCCCCCCTGGCAACAGCCCGCACTTTTCCTCCAGCCATTGTGTAAAAGGTGATAATCCGGTCAGATTCTCCCATATCCCGGCCTGAAATTACAAATGCAGGGCTCTTGAAGATACCGGGCATATTGTTCGTTATTCCATGAACCGGAAAAACCAAAACGCCAGTACAAGCAATAAAAGGATGAGGAAAATCGCTGCTGCAGCACTGATTGATTTATTATTATTGAACAGGGCAACTTTATTTACATAATTAAACAATGTTTTGTTTGCCGGTCCGGTTGGTTCGTCAACACTTTTTTCATCGGCAGACTGCATCTCCTGGTAACGAAGGATGACATCTTCCGGGACAAGGCCTATGAATTCAGCATAGCTCTTGATAAAGCCTTTTTTAAAGACCTCGGCAGGCAGTTCTTCCCAGCGGTCTGCTTCCATGGCCCTCAACCTGTAAATCGCGATCTTGGTGCCTTCTGCAACCTCCTCCAGGGAAATCTGGCGCAGTTCTCGTTCCTGCCTGAGATATTCTCCTAAAGATTCCTTAAACATATTCTCTTTTCGGAATGCCAGAGAAAAAATCAAAGAAGTATCTGAATAGCCGATTTAGAGCGCAACTCCTTAATCCACTCTTCAAATTGGGTATTTATTTGTCTGCGGTAAAGTTTTTCTCTGACTTCCTTTATTTGGGCCGGGCTGGGCTCGGCCTGTCCGTTTTGCACTATTTCTTTCAATCTGAAGATCTGCCAACCCACCTGGGTATAAACTATTTTGCTGAAGTCGCCGGGCTTAAGGTCGGCTACGGCCTGTTTGACAAAGGGCGCCATCTCTTCCAGGGTAAAGGAACCCAGGTATCCACCGTCTTGGCCCGACGGGAGATCGGAATAGCGCCTTGCCACTTCTTCAAAATTCTCTCCTTCCTTCAATGCATTATAGGCCTCCTTGATCCTCCTTCCGGCCTTCTCCCTGGATCCGGGATCATCCTTTTCAAATGTCGTACATATGTGTTGCATTATATAGAGTGGTTCGTTATGGCCCTTTAAAAGAGAATGTTCCTTTAGATATTCATTAACCTGTTCATCAGTTATTACTATTTTTGCACGCACCTGTGCATCTATAAGTTCTGCCCTCTCAATTTGTTGCCCCAACTCCTTTTTGTATTCTTCGAGCGTGTGGCCTTCTGATGCGAGTTTTGCTGAAATCTCGTCTCTGGTCATATGATTGTCTTTACATATCTGGTCCAGGGCCCTCTCTATTTCCCGTTCACCTATCTTTATGCCCAGTTTTTTGGCCTCTTCCTTTGCAAGTCGATCATCTATCAGTTGCGGCAGGACCTGGGCAAGGATCTCCTGCCTCTTTCTCTCCATCTCTTCTTTGCTCATTTCTTTATTAGTGTACTTCTGGATCAGGGGCTGTGCCCAGCCTTCTAGCTCGGAAAGCGTGATCACGTCACCGTTCACTATCGCGGCTATCCTGTCGACTATGGCACCGCATGCCGGGCGGGCCTCAAATGCCAGGACAGCCAAAGCAATAAAAAGGGTAAGAGGGAATATATGTCTCATATGCTTACTCCGAAAAATCAGGACCTGATGTTGAAATTGAAAAGTAAAAATTTGGGAGAGATGAAACAAGAGCATGAAGGCAAAATCTCCGATTTCTATTTTCCAGTTTTAAGTTTTAAGCGAAATTACTCCTTTGTAGCCATTTTTAGCAGTACTTGCAAGGTCTGCCTGATGCATGCGAGACTATCCCCGTTCTCTTCAACAGGTTCAGGAAGAATAATCAATCTGCCATCCGGCAACAGGCGCCACCGCCGGTCCTTTTGTACTGCCTCTATGAGTTTTTCAGGATGAGGCGGACCTTCAGGTCCAAGACTCAGGAAAATCCGCT
This genomic window from Deltaproteobacteria bacterium contains:
- a CDS encoding DUF1343 domain-containing protein, which gives rise to MNVRTGLEVFLEDPPSWVRGRRLGLLCNQASVDTLLRHSKDLIFSTMLPGQLKCLFSPQHGLYAEKQDNMKESPDDFAQTLNIPVFSLYGKDREPSPDQLSGIDLLVVDLQDIGCRVYTFIWTLYLAMKACAKAGVGIAVLDRPNPLGGEVIEGNLLARDCRSFVGLAPLPMRHGMTIGEIAGFFMEEQGLDLEFHIVKMQGWSREMDFAATGLPWIWPSPNMPTLDTATVYPGQVVWEGTNVSEGRGTTRPFEIFGAPFLDPDAVRKEAEKWSLPGFILREQSFEPAFHKWSGKRCRGFQIHVTNRLEYRPYITTLAVLAAVKRMHPKDFAWKDPPYEYEFERLPADLIIGDKRVREALDAGTGPMDIQSVWAKDLKDFEQARPAWLLYP
- the recO gene encoding DNA repair protein RecO yields the protein MPGIFKSPAFVISGRDMGESDRIITFYTMAGGKVRAVARGAKRSRRRFVNALEPFTMLNLSLALPRTTGLSRIESAGILDSFPSLRHKVECYVLASLCCELVNLWTKENDPQEDLFKLLRWCLNCLNEGLHPRKTALFFKILLLTLAGYAPGFDLCLRCKKPPVGNHVFFRLHAGGFICGECLKSRERSHKISLGALRSLRYIQNGSLDRLYRLTMTDAAFEEAWSLIKSLHCHHLDQVPASYAAVDGLKPEIGK